A single genomic interval of Penicillium psychrofluorescens genome assembly, chromosome: 2 harbors:
- a CDS encoding uncharacterized protein (ID:PFLUO_003534-T1.cds;~source:funannotate), which yields MMLSRRACYKCGNIGHYAEVCSSSERLCYNCKQPGHESSSCPRPRTTETKQCYNCQGLGHVQADCPTLRVNGGANGRCYNCNQPGHLARNCPNPAAPGAGAGAGRPAAPRFQGGFRGGFQGGYPRAATCYKCGGPNHFARDCQAQAMKCYACGKLGHISRDCTAPNGGPLSSAGKVCYKCAQAGHISRDCPTNETAAQPAVDAAAAVTPTAAPVAPAAAATTTVEASTEAAPVAVAAPTTAVA from the exons ATGATGTTGTCCCGTCGTGCGTGCTACAAGTGTGGCAATATCGGCCACTATGCGG AggtctgctcttcctcggagCGTCTCTGCTACAACTGCAAGCAGCCTGGCCACGAGTCCAGCAGctgccctcgtcctcgcACGACCGAGA CCAAGCAGTGCTACAACTGCCAGGGTCTTGGCCACGTTCAGGCTGACTGCCCCACGCTCCGCGTGAACGGTGGTGCCAATGGCCGCTGCTACAACTGCAACCAGCCCGGTCACCTCGCT CGCAACTGCCCTAACCCGGCCGCTcccggtgctggtgctggtgctggccgcCCCGCGGCCCCTCGTTTCCAGGGTGGCTTCCGCGGCGGCTTCCAGGGTGGCTACCCTCGCGCCGCGACTTGCTACAAGTGTGGTGGCCCCAACCACTTCGCCCGGGACTGCCAGGCTCAGGCCATGAAGTGCTACGCCTGCGGCAAGCTGGGCCACATCTCCCGGGACTGCACTGCTCCCAACGGTGGCCCCCTCAGCTCCGCCGGCAAGGTCTGCTACAAGTGCGCCCAGGCCGGGCACATCTCTCGCGACTGCCCGACCAACGAGACCGCCGCCCAGCCTGCtgttgatgctgctgctgctgttaCCCCTACCGCCGCCCCTGttgctcctgctgctgccgctaCCACCACTGTTGAGGCCAGCACTGAGGCTGCCCCCGTTGCGGTTGCGgctcccaccaccgccgtCGCATAA
- a CDS encoding uncharacterized protein (ID:PFLUO_003535-T1.cds;~source:funannotate), translated as MPDSDSNDEFNDESFIVDIDSIQAHGIGAADITKLKANGFYTVTSVHGATRKTLLKIKGFSEIKVEKIKEAIQKCLPSASGFITAMELLHQRKKVVRISTGSKQFDSILGGGFQSMSISEVFGEFRCGKTQLSHTMSVVAQLPKEMGGAEGKVAYIDTEGTFRPERIAQIAERFSIDPDMAQENIAYARALNSEHQLELLNTLSREFAAGDYRLLIIDSIMNCFRVDFCGRGELADRQQKLNQFLMKLAHMAEVQSDPGASALFAGADGRKPVGGHVLAHASTTRVLLRKGRGDERVAKIQDSPDCPEREATYVITNGGINDPDKL; from the exons ATGCCAGACTCCGACTCCAACGACGAATTCAACGATGAG AGCTTCATCGTGGATATCGACAGTATCCAAGCCCACGGCATCGGCGCAGCTGATATCACCAAGCTGAAAGCCAATGGCTTCTACACTGTCACA TCTGTCCACGGTGCCACGCGCAAGACACTCCTGAAGATCAAGGGTTTCAGCGAGATCAAGGTCgaaaagatcaaggaggCCATTCAGAAGTGCCTG CCGTCTGCGTCAGGTTTCATCACAGCCATGGAATTGCTGCACCAGCGGAAGAAAGTCGTGCGCATCTCGACTGGGAGCAAACAGTTTGACTCGATCCTCGGAGG CGGCTTCCAAAGCATGAGCATCAGCGAAGTCTTCGGCGAATTCCGCTGCGGCAAAACCCAGCTCTCGCACACCATGTCCGTGGTCGCGCAGCTGCCCAAGGAAATGGGCGGTGCGGAGGGCAAAGTCGCATACATCGACACGGAGGGCACCTTCCGGCCTGAACGCATTGCTCAAATCGCCGAGCGCTTCAGCATCGACCCGGACATGGCGCAGGAGAATATCGCGTACGCGCGCGCGCTCAACAGCGAGCaccagctggagctgctcaaTACGCTTAGTCGCGAGTTTGCCGCGGGCGATTATCGTCTGCTGATCATTGATAGCATTATGAACTGTTTCCGGGTGGATTTCTGTGGACGCGGCGAGTTGGCGGATCGGCAGCAGAAGCTGAATCAGTTTCTGATGAAGCTGGCGCATATGGCTGAAG TCCAGAGTGACCCTGGTGCAAGTGCCCTCTTTGCTGGAGCTGATGGCCGCAAGCCTGTTGGTGGACATGTTCTTGCCCATGCCTCCACGACCCGAGTTCTGCTCCGCAAAGGCCGAGGCGACGAGCGAGTGGCCAAAATCCAGGATTCTCCTG ATTGCCCTGAGCGAGAGGCCACCTACGTGATCACGAACGGAGGCATCAATGACCCTGACAAGTTGTGA
- a CDS encoding uncharacterized protein (ID:PFLUO_003536-T1.cds;~source:funannotate), which yields MKGESVEIAGYTTLPLLLPETRTFPKTATHYLYLRPHEPRIPDPDSSRSLFVVNIPIDTTETHLRHLFGAQLSAGRVERVHFEDVPTKKHSSEAATEGNLSHRNKKRKRITADDLQSTLDSITLPSTWDRQLQKSGAHAIVVFADKPSMESSLKAAAKSGKRGPKIIWGDGIPEDRIPELGSHRYSSHERMRYPDRATLLRTVNEYMTAFAEVSEARKREEMKKTQEPDEDGFVTVTHGPKLNSVAREDEVKDLIEKQKKKNAGLEDFYRFQSREKRKARQNELLRRFDEDKRKLRDIKDRRGKIRPE from the exons ATGAAGGGAGAATCCGTGGAGATAGCAGGGTATACCACCCTCCCGCTGCTCCTCCCAGAAACTCGCACATTCCCCAAGACGGCAACACATTATCTCTACCTGCGCCCCCACGAACCTCGCATCCCCGACCCAGATTCCTCTCGGTCGCTCTTTGTCGTCAATATCCCCATCGACACAACAGAAACACATCTGCGCCATCTCTTCGGAGCACAATTATCCGCCGGCCGCGTTGAGAGGGTGCATTTCGAAGATGTGCCGACGAAAAAGCACTCCAGCGAAGCCGCCACGGAGGGCAACCTCTCGCACCGCAATAAGAAACGCAAGCGTATCACGGCCGACGATCTCCAGTCCACACTAGACAGCATCACTCTCCCCTCCACCTGGGACCGGCAGCTCCAAAAGAGCGGCGCACACGCCATCGTGGTCTTCGCCGACAAACCCAGCATGGAATCTAGCCTTAAAGCCGCGGCGAAATCAGGCAAACGGGGGCCTAAGATCATCTGGGGCGATGGAATCCCAGAGGACCGCATCCCCGAGCTCGGATCGCACCGGTATTCCAGTCACGAGCGCATGCGGTACCCCGATCGCGCGACGCTGCTGCGCACAGTGAACGAGTACATGACCGCCTTCGCCGAGGTCTCTGAGGCACGGAAGCgcgaggaaatgaagaagacccaGGAGCCTGACGAGGATGGATTCGTTACTGTCACGCATGGACCGAAGTTGAACTCTGTTGCGCGTGAGGATGAGGTCAAGGACTTGattgagaagcagaagaagaagaatgcgGGTCTGGAGGACTTTTACCGGTTCCAGTCtagggagaagaggaaggcaaggCAGAATGAGTTGCTTCGGCGGTTTGACGAGGATAAGAGGAAATTGCGGGATATCAAGGACCGGAGAGGGAAGATTAGG CCTGAGTGA